The DNA window CTCGATCGCTCAACAGATAAACGCCCACCACCACACTACCAATGGCGGGAATTCCCAACAGCAAGACAATGAGTGTAACCATTAAACCGACGCTCGATCGTTCCTTCGTCTCGCGCGCCCTTAACACGGCAGCACTCGGTTCTTTTGAGGGCGCCGTCGACTGCACCAGCGGGAACCCCGGTCCTGTCGGCTGTCCCTGTCCCGGCTGTATATGACCGGGTTGCATTTGACCCGGTTGAACTTGACCGGGCTGGATCGCACGGGCGACCGGGTGTCCGGCCCCGGGAGCCGTGATGGCGCGCGCCACCGGTGTCGCCGCTCGCTGAGCAGTTGGCGGGGTCGCAGTGGGGGCCTGGCCGCCGGTTGGCGAGGGCGTCCGCAGCACCTGGGCGCAATGGGGACAAGAAAGATCACGTCCCAGATACTCGGGCGCGATCGTCATCGCTTTCCCACAGTGAGGGCAATTGATGACCATCTCTGGGGTCCTTCACATCAACCTGATCGTGGGCGATTTGAATTCGGCGAATTGCAACCGAGGGAGGATAACCAACACCAACTCCCTGGTTAGAAATCTACCCTGATTCAGGCCGAATCAACAAGCCCTCCGCCGCAAACGCAGGCCCGCAGGGGGCGACGACAACGCCCACCCCCAGGCGGCAAGGACACGCAGCGGCAATCGAATTCGAAAGCGATCGGCCGCGAGGAAAAAGAGAGACCGACAAACAGATCCCACCGGTCCACGGTCAAAGGCGAGCAACGCCAGCGTTTGCCAAAGCTCCAGGCTCTTGCCCGGTTAGCGCAGGCTTTGGAAGGTTAGCGCAGGTTCTTGAGTTCTTCGAGGACCATTTTGGCCTGCTCGATGCCGCCCAGTTTGGAGGCCAGATCACGAGCAGCCTGCAGATCGACCAGCGAGATGCCGGTGGAAGAGACGGTTTTGCCAGCAACAGCTTTTCGCTTGCGAAAGCCAGCGACCGGTGCAGCGGCGCCATCGTCCCCGCGTTTCATGGCCGACTTGATCGTGCTGACATAGCCGGTCGTTACGACGACGCCCTGTTCCGCGAGAGCTGCAACGACTTCCTTGGGACGCGCTTCCGGATTCTTCGCAAACTCAGACTTCACAGCTGCTGTTTTATTGACACCACTCTTTGATTTCCGCTTCGCCATCTCACCATTCCCCTTCATATATCATTGTTGAAAAATCTGAATAAATTCAATTAGAAAACAGATCTTATAAGTCAACAGCTTACTAATTGAATCCATCAAGGTAAATAGGATGGCGCAAATGGCTGCTTAAAAGGCAGAGAAAATCATGCGTTTACTATCGTCGCGTTTCTCGCCTTTCTGATTTGACAAAACCAGTTTTCGATCTACCGGGCAAACCTGTACTGCCGTTTGTAAAGTGACACGCCGCCATTTGTCTGACCATTGCGACAGAAACCGCGACTCCCTGTCCCAACATCTTTGGAAATACTACCGTTTGCACCGGGGAAACAGCTTCGTTTTCCCATCATTTGCGGATTGTCGCCGATGGCCGCGCCGCATGCCTGCAAGACTCGTGCCTTTGCGTGAGGAACCCGCGATGGCCCGCCAGTCCGAGCAGAAACCGTAGTCCGTCGCTTAAATGACACCGACCTCGAAAGCAGAAAACTTTGCTCTGCTTTAAAGAGACACCCTATTACTTAGCTAGCGAACCCTTTAACAAGAAGCCATCCCGCAGGGCGGAACAAACTCAGGTTAAAGGATAGAAATCTTCCCTGTGACAAGCAGACAGACGCGCACCTTCGTCAGACTTTCGAGAGCACTCTCAACTTCTCGTTGCCATTACAAGGGGGGGGCCGCCAACAGGGGGCGTCGGTATGTTCATTCTGCTTGACCAGAAAGAAAGCGACATGGCTCCCGACGCAGACGAGCGGCGAGAGAAACGCGGCCGACAACCAAATGCCATTTAAGACGGATTGCCGCAGCAACCTCCGGAAATGATCCGGCGTCACCACCAGGAACGGGCGGAGATCCGCACACCCCCACCCCCGAAAGGTCCGGCGCCAGATTGCGATTCTGGCGGGCTAACGGGGCTCCTGCTGGGTCAAGCAGTGCCAGGCCCCCAGTCCCCAGATCATATCGATCGCGCTCAATCCCACGACATCGCGGCCCGGCAACACCTCGCGCAGCACGGCCAGCGCGCGATGATCGGCCGGGTCATCAAACTGTGGCACAATCACTCCGCCGTTGACGATATAAAAGTTCGCGTAGCAGGCAGGCATCCGCTGCCCCGAGAAATATTTGGGGGCCGGCATCGGCAAAGGGACCACGTTAAAGGGCCGGCCCTGGGCGTCGCGCAGGTCGTTCAGTTGGCGATAATTTTCCTGCAGCGGCATAAAGTTAACGTCGCGCTCGTTCTCTTCCCGGGCGGCGACCAGGGTATCGGGACTGACAAATCGGGCCAGCTGGTCGATATGGCCGTCGGTATCGTCCCCCTCAATTTCCCCCCCAGAGAGCCAGCAGAAATGATCCACCGCCAGATACTCTCGCAGCGTCTGTTCGATCGCCGCCTGGGTTCGCCCCGGGTTCCGGTTCGGATTGAGCAGGCAGGTCGTAGTGGTGAGCAGTACGCCCTGGCCATTCCCTTCGATGGAACCGCCTTCCATGACCAGGTCGCTGACAAACGACTGACGACCCGTCGCCTGGGCAATGGCCGCCGGGACCTGGTTATCGCGATCAAACGGCGGGTACTTGCCTCCCCAGGCGTTGTACTGCCAGTCGACCAGGGCCGGTTCGCCTGGTCCGCTGAGAAAGGTCGGACCATGATCGCGCGCCCAGGCGTCGTTCGTGGCGATATCGTACAGCGTGACGTTCGGCAACGAGCCGACCCATTTTTCCGCAGCCGCCCTGGCGTCGCCTCCGGCCAGCACGTTGACGGGTTCAAACTGAGCGATCGCCCGCACCAGTGCGGCGAAGCAGCGAGGAATGGGGGCGTATCCGCCGGGCCAGGTTTCGCGGTTGCGCGGCCAGGATAACCAGGTGCCCGCATGCGGCTCCCATTCCGCCGGCCAGCGATATCCGAGAGCCCGGGGTGTAGTCGACATCAGCGCCATCGGGGACCAATCAGGGAGCAAAGAGAGGGAAGATAGATCAACAACCGCCAGGGCAGGGGACCGCGGCGGCCGTTACTCTTCGAGCCAGCGGCGCGTGATCCCCTGATAGGCGTCGATCCGGCGATCGCGCAGGAACGGCCAGTGGGTCCGGGCGACATCGATCTTGGCCAGGTCGCATTCGAACAGCAGGATCTCTTCCTCGTCATGGGAGGCCTGGGCCGCGACCACGCCGTAAGGATCGGCGACAAACGATCCGCCCCAGAATTCCAGCGCCCCTTCGGAGCCAACGCGGTTCGGCGCCGCGATGTAAACGCCGTTGGCGATGGCGTGGCTGCGCATCATGGTTTGCCACGCCGAGTGCTGGTCGGTTCCAAAGGTCTCTTTCTCTTCCGACAGCCAGCCGATCGCCGTGGGGTAGAAGATCACCTGGGCGCCCTGCATCGCGGTCAGCCGGGCCGCTTCGGGGAACCACTGATCCCAGCAGACGCAGACCGCGACTTTGCCAAAACGGGTCTGGAACGCGCGGAAGCCCAGGTCGCCGGGGGTAAAGTAGAACTTCTCATAGAACAACGGATCGTCGGGGATATGCATTTTCCGATACATCCCCAGCAAGCTGCCATCGGCGTCGAACACCACGGCCGTGTTGTGGTACAACCCGGCCGCGCGCTTTTCAAACAGCGATCCGATGACCACCACGCCGTGCTTTGCCGCTGCCTGCGACAAGGCTTCGGTGATGGGACCGGGGATCGGTTCCGCCTCGGCAAAGCGGGCATGGTCTTCGGTCTGGCAGGGGTAATGGTTATGGAACAATTCCTGCAGACAAATGACCTGCGCTCCGCGGGCGGCGGCCTCAGCGATACGCTCCAGGGCCTTTTCCACGTTTGCGGTTTTGTCGTCGACACACGACATTTGGATCAGGCCAAGGGTCAGCAACTCGGAAGCAGGAGATGAGCTCATCGGTTCTTAATTCGCCGGCGAAAAACAGTTAGGATGGGATCCGGAAACAGCAAAGTATTTGATGGTTATTCTAACGATTGCGACGATCGCATGTCAGTGGCGCGCGTCCAGGAAAGACGTCGCCCGGCTGTTTCCGACATGATCCCCGCGGGAGCCTCTTCGATGCAAATCCCCCCAGGCTGGCGTGACGTGCTGGCGGCCGAAACCGAGCTCCCCCGTTTCCAACAGCTGCAGGAGTTTTTGGCGGCGGAAAGGGCCGAGCATGAGATCTACCCGCCCGCCGAGGACGTCCTGAACGCGCTGGCGTACACCCCTTATAACGACGTGCAGGTCGTCTTGCTGGGGCAAGACCCGTACCATGGTCCCGGCCAGGCCCATGGCCTCTGCTTCTCGGTCAAGCGAGGCGTCGCCGCGCCGCCTTCCTTGCGGAACATGTTGAAAGAACTGGCCGCAGACCAGGGCTGTTCGATTCCCACCCACGGCGAACTGACGGCCTGGGCCCGGCAGGGAGTGCTGCTGCTGAATACGGTTCTTACGGTGCGCCGGGGCGAGGCTAACTCGCACAAGAACCAGGGCTGGGAAGAATTCACCGATGCGATCATTCGCCGACTGAACGATCGGCCCCGCCCTGTGGTGTTCGCGCTGTGGGGCGGCTTTGCCCAGAAAAAGGCGAAACTGATCGACGCCTCGCGGCATCCGATTTTGACCACGGCCCATCCTTCGCCGCTGTCGGCCAAAAAATTCCACGGCAGCCGCCCGTTCTCGGCGATCAACCACGCGCTGACGGAACAGGGACAACCGGCCATCGATTGGCAGATCCCCGAAATTGCCGACTGATTCTGTTGCCCCGCGTCTGATAGAATAAGTCCCGGGCGATCCGACGGAACGCCCGCTGCTGGTCCTGCATTTTTCTCTCGCTTCTGGAAAATTCCGCTTTGGCATCCGAGCGTTTACTTCGTATCAGCATGGGGGCCCTGGCGGCCCTGGGATCGATCATGCTGGGCTTCGGCGACGAAGGCTCGCTGTTCCCGCTGCTGGCGCTGGCGGCGGCGGTAGTGTCTGTCATTGTCACTGACCTGCTGGGGCTGTTCCGGCTGCCGCGGCTGATCGCCAATCTGATTGCCCTGATGGCGGCCTTGGCGGTGCTGGCGGACTTTATGTCGCATCGCGGATTAGGCCAGCTGCAATCGATTTCCAAGCTGCTGATCCTGTTGCAGATTGTGCTGCTGTTTCAGGAAAAGACCGCGAGGATTTACTGGCAGCTGATTGTACTGAGCGCGCTGCAGGTGGTGGTTGCGTCGGCCCTGAGCGTCGGCTTTGAGTTCGGCCTGTTGCTGGTCGCTTACCTGCTGGTCGCCATTGCCGCGCTGACGCTGTTCTTCATTCATCGGGAAACCCAGTCGACGGCGGCCTCTGCCGGGTCAGCTTCGGGAGCACCCGCTTCAGAAGTTTTCGTTCCTGCCGCAGCCGCTCCCGCGACGAAGAGAAGCGTATCCCTGCGCGCCCCCATCCTGGCCGTGGGCGAGGGGATCGCCGAAGAGCACGCCAACCAGCTGACGACCTGGCAACTGTTTCGGCAATTGTGCGCCTTTGGTGCGGCCTCCCTGGTCATTGCCGTGCTGATGTTCTACGTCACGCCCCGTTCCTCTTCGTCCCCGTGGAGCGCGCGGAATGTCATGGCCCGCACCGTCGGATTCAACGACTCCGTTTCCCTGGATGAAATGGGCCGCATTCTGCAGAGCGATGAACTGGTGATGCGGGTCGGCTTTTATGAACCGGGCACCAAAGAACCGTATGTGCTGACCAACGAGCCCTATCTCCGCGGCGCCGTGCTGACGCTCTACCAGCACGACCCCAAACGGAACGCCCATGTGTGGCGAGCACAGCAGGCCTTCGAATGGCGCCAAGGTCAGAATGGAACCCACAGCGACGACCACCCTTTGCCGCTGCTCGAACCAGAAACGCCGTATGTCGACCAGTTCATCACTCTGGAGCCTAGCCGCACGCTGTCCGACCAGCACTCCGATCGACAGGTGCTGTTCTCGACCGACCCGGTTTACGCTCTGCCGGATCAGGACCAGGAAGTTGCCATCAACTACCGCTATCAGCAGATTTTCCGTCGCCCCAACGATATGGAAATGCGGAAACAGTTCCGCTACCACCTGGGCGCCGTTAACTTCAAAAACGGCCGGCAAGGGGTGATGGTTCCGAACCATCGCGAAGACGCCACCAAAAATTTGTGCAAAGTGCTGGAGATGGGCCTGTTCTGGCAGCTCAAGCTGCTCTCGGATCGCATCCTGCAGGAGCATGGCGTCGAACACGGCACCACCACCCAGAAGGCCGACGCCCTGCTGCAGTACCTGCGCGATGAGGGCCGCTTCACCTACACTCTGGATTTTACCGACCTGAAACGCGACCCTGAACTGGACCCGATCGTTGACTTTGTTCTGAACCATCGCCGCGGGCATTGTGAGTACTTCGCCAGCGCGCTGACCACCATGCTGCGTTCGCAAGAGATCCCCGCGCGGATGGTGATTGGTTACTGGCCCAGCGAATACAACACTTCCTTCGGGTACTACTCTGTCCGACAATACGACGCCCACGCCTGGGTCGAAGTGTACCTGCCGCCGGAAGAAATCGATTACCGCACAACCGTGTTGCCGCCCGACAAGTTTACCCACGGCGGCTGGATGCGGTACGACCCCACGCCCTCCGCTTCGCGCGATGAACTGCTGAAAAAGAAAGACGGCATGCTGGCCGCCATGGACCAGGTGCTCGACTATCTGCAGTTTCTCTGGGAAGACTACGTGGAAGGCTTCTCCCAGGAAAAACAGCAGACCTCCGTCTATGAAGCGTTCCTGGGCGATTACCCGCCCGACCAGAACGGCAGCTGGCTGGATTTTTTCTCTCGCCTGCTGGAGTCGATTGGCTTCGACGTATGGAACTGGAAAGACCGTAACTGGTTCAGCTGGCCCGGCTTTCTGACCACGGTGGCGACCTGTTTCCTCGCGGCGGGCGGATACCGCCTGGCCGGACTGTTGCGGCCCTGGCTGCAGGCATGGCGTCGCCAGCGCGTCGAGAAAAACGAGCGGATGCGGCTTTCGATCGAGTTCTATCGCCGCCTGCAGACGCTGCTCGCCAACTGGGGATTCCGCCGTCGAACCAGCCAGACGCCGCTGGAATTCGCCCAGTCAGTGGTGCGGAACTGGCCGTCGCCTGGCCACAGAGAGGCGGCCCGGCAACAGCTCGACATTCTGATAAAACTGTTCTATCGAGTGCGTTTTGGCGAAGCCGCCCTGGACAGCACCGAAACCCAGGCGATAGAAAATGCGTTAGCCGCGCTACAGCAGGCCTGGCCGCAAGATCCCCCGTCGACCAAAGGCTCGTCGGCCGGGCCAGCTCGCGGGGCCCGCTGAATCGCGGCGGCGGACGGTTAAGTTCCCCTGCCTGTCAGAGCGTCGCCTTCTGTATCAGCGCGGCCTGCCAGGTGTGGCAAGCCCCAGCCCGTTCACCGCATGGCAACCTGTTCGCCCCAAGTTCTCGACACGATTCAACCGATTTCGATTCAACCGATTTCGATTCAACCGATTTCGATTCCACCGATTTCGATTCAACCAGGCGCCATTAACCGGAAGTGGGATCATGCAGCCTCGTTCGCTCCAGCAACTGCGCGACGACGCCTGGGCCATCTGGTCGGCAGGACTCGAAGCGGTCCGTAGCGATCGCCTGGTGCGCGAAGCCGTGCAGGTCCTCGAAGGCGATCTTTATATTGGCGACGCCTGCCTGCCGCTGGCGGAGATCGACCGCATCCTGGTGGTCGGCGCCGGCAAAGCCGGAGCCGGTATGGCAGCCGGGCTGGAAGAGGCCCTCGGCCCGCAGCTGCTCAAAGAGAAACAGGTCGCAGGCTGGATCAATGTGCCCGACGACTGCGTGCGTCCGCTGACACAATTGCACCTGCACGGAGCACGTCCCGCCGGCCAGAACGAACCGACCGCCGCAGGCGTCGCCGGCACGCGCCGAATCCTGGAACTCGTCCAGTCGGCCGGACCGCGGGATCTGTGCCTGTGCCTGATCTCGGGCGGCGGCTCGGCCTTGCTGCCGGCTCCCGTCCCAGGCGTTTCGATCGAAGACAAACAGAGCGTCACCCGCTTTCTCAGCGGCGCCGGCGCCAATATCGAAGAACTGAACACGGTCCGCAAACAGCTGAGCCTGGTCAAAGGCGGCGGACTACTGCGAGCCTGCCAGGCCGGTCGCCTGATCACGCTGCTGATCTCTGACGTAATCGGCGATCCGCTCGATGTGATTGCTTCCGGACCGACTGTCGAAAACACGACTACCGCCGCCGACGCCCTGGGGGTGCTGGAAAAATTCCAGGCCCGCCAGCACGGTCTGCCGGCCAGCCTGTTCCAGGCGCTGGAACAGGCCGCCGCCTCGGCGCCGCCTGCCGTCCGTACGCAGTCCGCCACGCTGGTGATTGGCAACAACGCCGCCGCCGTCGATGCTGCCGGTGTCGAAGCTGAACGCCGGGGCTACTCGCACGCCATGACGGCCGCCACCCAGCTGGAAGGCGCCGCTGAAGAGATCGGTGTAAGACTCGCGCAGCTGGCCGTCTCCATGCGCACCCAGAACGGCCCCGACTGCCTGATCACCGGCGGCGAACCGATCGTCCATCTGGTCCCCGCCGCCGAACGCGGCCGGGGAGGACGCAATCAGCAGCTGGTTCTGGCCGCACTCGCCGAAATGCAAACCACGGCCAACGGCCTGGAAGGAATCGTCCTGCTGTCCGGCGGCACCGACGGCGAAGATGGCCCCACCGACGCCGCTGGCGCCGTGGTCGACGCCCGGATCGCCGCGCGGGCTCAGCAGCTGCAGCTCTCGCCGGACGACTATCTCCGCCGGAACGACGCCTGGCGCTTCTTCGCCCCCATCGACGGCCTGCTGAAAACAGGGCCGACCGACACCAACGTCTGCGATATCCGCGTCGTCGTCGTCGACCGCCGCCAGGAACGAACCTGAGACTGACTCCTGGTTGTGAAAAAACTCGCCCTGCGCAGGGGGCGCGATGAGAATTACGTCGGGCTTCTCGGTCGTCGTTTCGAAGAAAAGCAGGCGCCAGAAAGCCGACCTTCAGTCCGTGAAAGTTTCGCGATCCCCGCGAACGTCGACTTTCCGCACCACTTTACGGAACCGAAATCCCAAGGTATCCGTCCTGGCGCCCCTCAATGGACAGCTTTCGCCAGCCGCCAGGGCGGACCGGAAAATTGCCAAAACTCTGTTGCATCAACTTGCATTGATATTTAGGATGACGGGAGTGATGGTCGACATTTAGAATGCGGTGTTGCGCCGCCAGTTCCCTTTTATCCCGCCTTGAAGCACGAGAAGGATTCCTGCCATGCTTTCCATTTTTGAGGGGGATGGCCGACTCAATCGGCGACAGATGCTCACCGTCGGCGCCCTGGGACTGGGCGGACTGACCTTGCCGTCGTTAATGCCGGGCATCAGCTGGGGCAGCGAAACTCCCAAGCATGTCACTGGCAAGAGCGTGATCTATCTGTTCCAGCAGGGCGGACCCAGCCAGTTCGAAACCTTCGACCCCAAGCCGGAAGCTCCCGACGCCATCCGTACCGTCACGGGGGTGATTCCCACTTCGGTCCCGGGCGTCGCCTTTGGCGACTGCATGCCGCAGCTGGCGAAGATCGCCCACAAGCTGACGGTCGTGCGTTCCTTCCAGACCAACAACGGCGGCCACAATATCCAGCCGATCGTCGGCCCCGATTCGCTCGAGGCGAACATCGGCGTGCATTACTCCCGGGTCGTCGGCGCCACGCGGACCGATACCGGCATGCCGACCAACGCCGTGCTGTACCC is part of the Lignipirellula cremea genome and encodes:
- a CDS encoding agmatine deiminase family protein, which encodes MSTTPRALGYRWPAEWEPHAGTWLSWPRNRETWPGGYAPIPRCFAALVRAIAQFEPVNVLAGGDARAAAEKWVGSLPNVTLYDIATNDAWARDHGPTFLSGPGEPALVDWQYNAWGGKYPPFDRDNQVPAAIAQATGRQSFVSDLVMEGGSIEGNGQGVLLTTTTCLLNPNRNPGRTQAAIEQTLREYLAVDHFCWLSGGEIEGDDTDGHIDQLARFVSPDTLVAAREENERDVNFMPLQENYRQLNDLRDAQGRPFNVVPLPMPAPKYFSGQRMPACYANFYIVNGGVIVPQFDDPADHRALAVLREVLPGRDVVGLSAIDMIWGLGAWHCLTQQEPR
- a CDS encoding carbon-nitrogen hydrolase, which gives rise to MSSSPASELLTLGLIQMSCVDDKTANVEKALERIAEAAARGAQVICLQELFHNHYPCQTEDHARFAEAEPIPGPITEALSQAAAKHGVVVIGSLFEKRAAGLYHNTAVVFDADGSLLGMYRKMHIPDDPLFYEKFYFTPGDLGFRAFQTRFGKVAVCVCWDQWFPEAARLTAMQGAQVIFYPTAIGWLSEEKETFGTDQHSAWQTMMRSHAIANGVYIAAPNRVGSEGALEFWGGSFVADPYGVVAAQASHDEEEILLFECDLAKIDVARTHWPFLRDRRIDAYQGITRRWLEE
- a CDS encoding uracil-DNA glycosylase, whose translation is MQIPPGWRDVLAAETELPRFQQLQEFLAAERAEHEIYPPAEDVLNALAYTPYNDVQVVLLGQDPYHGPGQAHGLCFSVKRGVAAPPSLRNMLKELAADQGCSIPTHGELTAWARQGVLLLNTVLTVRRGEANSHKNQGWEEFTDAIIRRLNDRPRPVVFALWGGFAQKKAKLIDASRHPILTTAHPSPLSAKKFHGSRPFSAINHALTEQGQPAIDWQIPEIAD
- a CDS encoding transglutaminase TgpA family protein, which gives rise to MASERLLRISMGALAALGSIMLGFGDEGSLFPLLALAAAVVSVIVTDLLGLFRLPRLIANLIALMAALAVLADFMSHRGLGQLQSISKLLILLQIVLLFQEKTARIYWQLIVLSALQVVVASALSVGFEFGLLLVAYLLVAIAALTLFFIHRETQSTAASAGSASGAPASEVFVPAAAAPATKRSVSLRAPILAVGEGIAEEHANQLTTWQLFRQLCAFGAASLVIAVLMFYVTPRSSSSPWSARNVMARTVGFNDSVSLDEMGRILQSDELVMRVGFYEPGTKEPYVLTNEPYLRGAVLTLYQHDPKRNAHVWRAQQAFEWRQGQNGTHSDDHPLPLLEPETPYVDQFITLEPSRTLSDQHSDRQVLFSTDPVYALPDQDQEVAINYRYQQIFRRPNDMEMRKQFRYHLGAVNFKNGRQGVMVPNHREDATKNLCKVLEMGLFWQLKLLSDRILQEHGVEHGTTTQKADALLQYLRDEGRFTYTLDFTDLKRDPELDPIVDFVLNHRRGHCEYFASALTTMLRSQEIPARMVIGYWPSEYNTSFGYYSVRQYDAHAWVEVYLPPEEIDYRTTVLPPDKFTHGGWMRYDPTPSASRDELLKKKDGMLAAMDQVLDYLQFLWEDYVEGFSQEKQQTSVYEAFLGDYPPDQNGSWLDFFSRLLESIGFDVWNWKDRNWFSWPGFLTTVATCFLAAGGYRLAGLLRPWLQAWRRQRVEKNERMRLSIEFYRRLQTLLANWGFRRRTSQTPLEFAQSVVRNWPSPGHREAARQQLDILIKLFYRVRFGEAALDSTETQAIENALAALQQAWPQDPPSTKGSSAGPARGAR
- a CDS encoding glycerate kinase type-2 family protein gives rise to the protein MQPRSLQQLRDDAWAIWSAGLEAVRSDRLVREAVQVLEGDLYIGDACLPLAEIDRILVVGAGKAGAGMAAGLEEALGPQLLKEKQVAGWINVPDDCVRPLTQLHLHGARPAGQNEPTAAGVAGTRRILELVQSAGPRDLCLCLISGGGSALLPAPVPGVSIEDKQSVTRFLSGAGANIEELNTVRKQLSLVKGGGLLRACQAGRLITLLISDVIGDPLDVIASGPTVENTTTAADALGVLEKFQARQHGLPASLFQALEQAAASAPPAVRTQSATLVIGNNAAAVDAAGVEAERRGYSHAMTAATQLEGAAEEIGVRLAQLAVSMRTQNGPDCLITGGEPIVHLVPAAERGRGGRNQQLVLAALAEMQTTANGLEGIVLLSGGTDGEDGPTDAAGAVVDARIAARAQQLQLSPDDYLRRNDAWRFFAPIDGLLKTGPTDTNVCDIRVVVVDRRQERT